The Arachis ipaensis cultivar K30076 chromosome B07, Araip1.1, whole genome shotgun sequence genome includes a window with the following:
- the LOC107609764 gene encoding transcription factor bHLH93, with protein sequence MELYDHDFLDELMSLRRETWESTNNNPCDEEGNYQLLFSNNNGWDNSGGFDHQNYYSSPSSIFVPNSSYSCSSSSYQEVPQNCNDYYCDTTFNEIYSSLLEEFSAPQINNSDTTTPPPILMSDHQEDYNNSNNNENPLLVSMLVEEELQSLEMQRECKMEASQSSSPPVFNSERKNNNRAKKVEGQPSKNLMAERRRRKRLNDRLSMLRSIVPKISKMDRTSILGDTIDYMKELLDKINTLKQEIQVVDDSNGILSNDIHPNDILVRNSPKFDVERRNNNGDTRVEICCGGKPGMLLSTVNTLEALGLDIQHCVISCFNDFTMQASCSEELEQKRMVSSEDIKQALFRTAGYGGRCF encoded by the exons atggagtTGTATGACCATGATTTCTTGGATGAGTTAATGTCACTAAGAAGAGAAACATGGGAAAGCACAAATAATAATCCATGTGATGAAGAAGGAAACTACCAATTACTCTTCTCAAATAATAATGGGTGGGATAATAGTGGCGGTTTTGATCATCAAAATTATTACTCATCACCTTCTTCTATTTTTGTTCCAAACTCCTCttattcttgttcttcttcttcttaccaAGAAGTTCCTCAAAATTGCAACGATTATTATTGTGACACTACCTTCAATGAAATCTATAGTTCCTTGCTTGAAGAATTCTCAGCACCACAGATCAATAATAGTGACACTACTACTCCACCACCAATACTAATGAGTGATCATCAAGAGGattataataatagtaataataatgagAATCCATTATTGGTGTCTATGTTGGTGGAAGAAGAGCTTCAAAGCTTGGAGATGCAAAGAGAGTGCAAAATGGAGGCAAGTCAATCATCTTCTCCTCCTGTTTTCAACTCGGAAAGGAAGAACAATAATAGAGCAAAGAAGGTTGAGGGCCAACCCTCCAAGAATCTAATGGctgagaggagaagaaggaagagattGAATGATAGGCTCTCCATGCTTAGATCAATTGTCCCTAAGATTAGCAAg ATGGACAGAACATCTATACTTGGTGACACCATTGATTACATGAAGGAACTACTAGACAAGATCAATACTTTGAAACAAGAAATCCAAGTGGTGGATGACTCAAATGGCATTTTATCCAATGATATACACCCAAATGATATTTTAGTGAGAAATTCTCCCAAG TTTGATGTGGAGAGGAGGAATAATAATGGAGACACAAGAGTTGAGATCTGTTGTGGTGGGAAGCCAGGGATGTTGCTATCTACAGTCAACACTTTGGAAGCATTGGGTCTTGACATTCAACACTGTGTTATAAGCTGTTTCAATGACTTCACAATGCAAGCTTCTTGCTCAGAG GAGTTGGAGCAGAAGAGAATGGTGAGTTCTGAAGATATAAAGCAAGCACTGTTTAGGACCGCAGGATATGGAGGGAGATGTTTCTGA